CGGCGACGACCCGTTCCTGCTGCTTCTCGGCGACCATCTGTACCTCTCGTACGTGCCGGGGAAACGCTGCGCCGCGCAGGTGCTCGAACTGGCGCGCGCGGAGGGGTGCCCGGTCTCCGCGGTGCAGGCGACGCGCGAGCATCTCGTCGGCCTCTATGGCACGCTGACCGGCAAGCGCGAACCAAACCATCCCGGCGTGTACCAGATTGAGAAGATTATAGAGAAGCCGTCGGTGAGCCGGGCGGAACTGGAACTGCACACGCCGGGGTTGCGCGTGGGCCATTACCTGTGCTTCTTTGGCGTGCACGTGCTCACGGCGGCGGTGTTTTCCCTGCTGGAACAGAGCATGGCCGCGCCGCATGAAGGGGGAGACTATCAGTTGACGCCCGCGCTGCAGGAGCTGGCGCGCCGGCAACGGTACCTCGCCTTGGAGGCCGCGGGGAAGCGCTTTGATATCGGGCAGCGCTTCGGCCTGCTGCAGGCGCAGGTCGCGCTGGCCCTGGCGGGGCGCGGCCGCGACGAGGCGCTGGCCACCATCCTGGAAACCATGGCGGAACTGCAACGCGACAACAAGGTGTTGTGAGGCCGGGCGCGCGGCCCGGGTGGAGCATGGCCGACCGTGAACGTATTCGTTGAGACCATCACCACGAACGATCCCCAGAAACGCGACCGCGCGTTCCGGGACTTGTGCGCGCCGCTGTCCGCGCGGCAGGTGTTGGACGCCTGCGAGGAACTGGAGTCATTCCGGCGCAACGCGTCGAACCTCTACGAGCGGGTCCGCGCGACGTTGTTTCTCTACGCCGCCTGCCGCTTCTTCCTTGCGGATGCCCGCGATATCGCCCCTTCGGGGCGCATCCCCTACGACGGCTTCGAGGATTTTCTGGCGCGGCGGTTCGAACGCGCGATCGAACGGTTCCGCGGGGTCCTGCACGCTGGCGGGCCGAACGGCGCGATCTTGAGCGCGCTCGGCGAGACGTATCATCATCTCGCGTTTCAGACGCTGGCCGACCAGGTGCGCCGCAGCGTGCGCGCGAGCGAAGGCAACCGCTGGATGTTCCGGGTCGGCCACGCGGAGGAGCATCCGGTGCGCATCCGGCCCGAGATGCTGGACCGGGGCGGCGGCGCGCCGTTCTATCCCGTGTTGCTCGAGCGCACGCCGGTGCGGCTGGACCTGAGCCACAGCGGCTGGTCGGACATCTTCTTCCTGGGCATGGATTTCCCGGAGGGCGCGCGCGTCCTGAATATCTCGGTGGACCTGGGCGTGTACGGGCGCGACCAGGCCGTGAAACCGCCGGTCGAGACGTACGTGCGCGTGATCCCGGAGCCGGTGCTCCGGCTGACAAGCGTGGACCTCGAGGCGACCAAGGACATCACGGACCTCGGCGACCTCTTCAAC
This window of the Candidatus Hydrogenedentota bacterium genome carries:
- a CDS encoding NTP transferase domain-containing protein, yielding MEIRKAVITAAGRGERTFPAANTVHKGMLPLVDRDGLTKPVIQIIAEEALESGIEEICIVCAPGDEEQYLDAFQALRRNLLEGHPGVAWAQEQAERIETLLRRLHFAAQTEPLGYGHAVYGAREFAGDDPFLLLLGDHLYLSYVPGKRCAAQVLELARAEGCPVSAVQATREHLVGLYGTLTGKREPNHPGVYQIEKIIEKPSVSRAELELHTPGLRVGHYLCFFGVHVLTAAVFSLLEQSMAAPHEGGDYQLTPALQELARRQRYLALEAAGKRFDIGQRFGLLQAQVALALAGRGRDEALATILETMAELQRDNKVL